A stretch of the Candidatus Neomarinimicrobiota bacterium genome encodes the following:
- a CDS encoding SPOR domain-containing protein — protein sequence MMGRALLSDRLDEFATMRKAVVLIVALTLATPIAAQDLTALFRSVEAGDLERVRGELPRLWEQYPNSAGVAYLDAVTQERAEEAVIAYKKLIQNFPDSPYVDDAMIKVGEYLFARGLYTQASRELAKLPKIFPKSAHVQRAVDLQINSLLAIGENDSAKIYIRRYSRQFPSLDFNYNLEGKGPLSVRPLESAAASSLTEGMKQPSMAAVASAPRPKPPSVAKTRTAPGRQVKSATEQSVPRPFIIQVGAYGSVQNAMRQKMLLEQQGYTVDLWPITVSGKKLQAVQVVRFETRGEAEKIGRKLKSDFGYKFIVLERLEK from the coding sequence ATGATGGGAAGAGCACTCCTGTCCGATCGTCTTGACGAGTTTGCCACCATGCGAAAAGCTGTAGTTTTAATTGTTGCACTTACGCTAGCGACTCCGATTGCAGCTCAGGATCTTACTGCTCTGTTCCGCAGTGTCGAGGCGGGTGATCTGGAGCGAGTGCGCGGCGAACTGCCACGACTGTGGGAGCAGTATCCCAACAGTGCCGGCGTGGCGTATCTGGATGCTGTTACACAAGAGCGAGCCGAGGAGGCCGTCATCGCCTACAAGAAGCTGATCCAAAACTTCCCTGACAGTCCGTACGTGGACGACGCCATGATTAAGGTGGGTGAATATCTGTTTGCCCGGGGACTCTATACACAGGCCAGCCGAGAACTGGCGAAGTTGCCCAAGATCTTTCCAAAATCAGCGCATGTTCAACGTGCCGTAGACCTGCAGATCAACTCTCTGCTTGCTATCGGGGAAAATGACAGCGCAAAGATCTACATACGGCGATATTCGCGTCAATTTCCTTCTCTCGATTTCAACTACAATCTTGAGGGCAAAGGACCGCTGTCCGTCCGGCCACTGGAGTCGGCGGCGGCATCTTCTCTGACTGAAGGGATGAAGCAACCGTCTATGGCGGCGGTGGCGAGCGCTCCAAGACCAAAACCGCCATCGGTTGCGAAGACGAGAACGGCACCGGGGCGCCAGGTAAAGTCTGCAACAGAACAGTCTGTGCCGCGACCATTCATCATTCAGGTTGGGGCCTACGGTTCCGTCCAAAACGCCATGCGTCAGAAGATGCTATTGGAGCAGCAAGGTTACACCGTAGATTTGTGGCCCATCACTGTGAGTGGTAAGAAACTTCAGGCCGTTCAGGTTGTGAGATTTGAAACCAGGGGAGAAGCTGAAAAGATCGGTCGAAAACTCAAGTCAGATTTCGGCTACAAGTTCATTGTGTTGGAGAGGTTGGAGAAGTGA